Proteins encoded in a region of the Trypanosoma brucei gambiense DAL972 chromosome 11, complete sequence genome:
- a CDS encoding acyl-CoA binding protein, putative, whose product MWSKAEHLGEPVTFLLEVTDGVPADPAEFLDDLLQRLREVSLKGCIYEAACRVYNPLLVYVSLMDDPDTEPADLENQDEVGIDEWFPLHLAIVLLRQEVVEAIVTFHRTYGGVVLDSVSCGSAIGAPCEYHDVEEQSGRISSLPVAPSCGSDALGVTMAGGVEKSQGQLNLGDRDARCQIRREFAGAFVVFGANSERSPLRDGGNNDSCNTSNGENVGALGLSSECKGVKWPFRLSCVSEALRPLLLRLVWEGTRHRGDRHCGCRRGRARGASKGSDNAELVSLPEGCFTERIARLSNAARRNDTQPLSSILVDSTVMYDVCNGNIATLFDVLEVFDGLLLPVFCGETPLSVGDNGRLTTAGTVEQPDDTRGGGCGCVEASEKRMHQCQLPLQPHFYLSCPVQDPQKLAFILLWVDFRRSTLLKLEQHGPNIVGGYSPALRHGDVPATVPTAASLHSVHLFLLLQLVSLECTVQKFLPLVEAIDETQTVGDMPVTFVAALVAGAVAASFPQNGPLLLMMCEKLRVLLASASGEQAALRRYVASPPASEAERFSVLWLMATPSTPLKKFSSRAEMLYFGLVESVLLGAEKLWATQQVSVDARAPDEAERALADWLVMCCDIFDGLKDCEDGTPLGFSRDMVYRLMGGCPPCPTLHSILHRQRHEVFTTTDVGEKSTSDFNTTGNRAAVQNPETAFAAAQQAFARIVGMVSNDMKLNIYALYKQATVGDINISRPWLTDVVGRAKWDAWCRVKGMSKEVAEQQYVSLVSALQEHRKSSIG is encoded by the coding sequence ATGTGGAGCAAAGCGGAGCATTTGGGGGAACCAGTAACATTTCTTCTTGAAGTAACTGACGGCGTGCCCGCTGATCCTGCGGAGTTTCTTGATGATTTGCTTCAGCGTTTGCGCGAGGTGAGTCTCAAGGGATGCATTTATGAAGCCGCATGCCGTGTGTACAACCCTCTTTTAGTATACGTTAGTCTTATGGACGATCCTGACACCGAGCCTGCGGACTTGGAGAATCAAGACGAGGTCGGAATCGACGAATGGTTTCCACTCCACCTCGCCATTGTTTTGCTGCGGCAAGAGGTGGTTGAAGCAATTGTGACATTTCACCGAACATATGGAGGGGTTGTACTTGACAGCGTTTCGTGTGGAAGCGCTATCGGCGCACCTTGTGAATACCATGACGTTGAGGAGCAATCTGGCCGTATTTCATCGCTGCCGGTTGCTCCTTCGTGTGGCAGCGATGCTTTGGGAGTTACCATGGCTGGGGGCGTCGAAAAGTCGCAGGGCCAACTAAACTTGGGTGACCGCGACGCAAGATGCCAGATCAGGCGCGAGTTTGCtggtgcttttgttgtttttggagCTAACTCAGAGAGATCACCACTTCGTGACGGAGGGAATAACGACAGCTGCAACACAAGCAATGGAGAAAATGTTGGTGCGTTGGGCTTGAGTTCTGAATGCAAGGGAGTGAAATGGCCGTTCAGATTGTCCTGTGTGTCGGAAGCCTTACGCCCGCTACTTCTGCGTCTCGTGTGGGAGGGGACTCGTCATCGTGGTGACCGCCACTGTGGCTGCCGTAGAGGTAGAGCACGAGGTGCCTCTAAAGGCAGCGATAACGCTGAGTTGGTCTCCCTACCCGAGGGCTGTTTCACCGAGCGCATTGCTAGGTTAAGCAATGCTGCACGACGTAACGATACTCAACCCCTCTCCAGCATTTTGGTGGATTCAACTGTCATGTATGATGTATGCAACGGCAATATAGCTACACTGTTTGACGTTTTGGAGGTTTTCGATGGGTTGCTACTACCTGTTTTTTGTGGTGAAACCCCCCTTTCAGTAGGTGACAACGGCAGATTGACTACTGCTGGCACAGTCGAGCAGCCAGATGACACCAGAGGCGGTGGTTGCGGTTGCGTCGAGGCTAGCGAAAAACGTATGCACCAGTGCCAATTACCGTTACAGCCGCATTTTTACCTTTCCTGCCCAGTGCAAGATCCCCAAAAGCTTGCTTTCATCCTTCTTTGGGTAGATTTTCGCCGCTCAACATTGTTGAAGCTCGAGCAGCATGGTCCCAATATCGTGGGCGGCTACAGCCCTGCGTTACGGCACGGTGACGTACCTGCCACCGTTCCGACCGCAGCGTCACTCCACAGCGtgcaccttttcctcttgttgCAGTTAGTCTCGCTTGAGTGTACGGTTCAAAAATTTTTACCTCTTGTGGAGGCCATTGATGAAACCCAAACTGTTGGTGACATGCCTGTGACATTTGTGGCGGCGTTGGTAGCGGGGGCTGTGGCAGCTTCATTCCCCCAAAATGGCCCGCTGCTACTAATGATGTGTGAGAAGCTGAGGGTTTTGCTAGCAAGCGCGTCGGGTGAGCAAGCGGCGCTCCGGCGGTACGTAGCTTCACCACCAGCCAGTGAAGCAGAGCGCTTCAGTGTGTTATGGTTGATGGCCACACCGTCTACTCCGCTGAAGAAGTTTAGCTCAAGAGCGGAGATGTTGTACTTTGGGTTAGTTGAGTCAGTGCTGCTTGGTGCAGAAAAGCTATGGGCCACGCAACAAGTATCTGTTGATGCCAGAGCTCCTGATGAAGCTGAACGAGCATTGGCGGATTGGCTTGTTATGTGCTGTGATATCTTTGATGGTTTAAAGGATTGTGAGGATGGCACGCCACTGGGATTTTCGAGGGATATGGTATATCGGCTAATGGGTGGCTGTCCACCGTGTCCCACACTGCACTCCATACTTCATCGTCAGCGCCACGAAGTTTTTACCACTACCGACGTTGGTGAGAAAAGCACCTCCGATTTTAACACAACGGGTAATAGAGCTGCCGTGCAAAACCCAGAAACGGCATTTGCGGCGGCGCAACAAGCCTTTGCCAGAATCGTAGGTATGGTAAGCAACGACATGAAACTGAACATTTATGCCTTGTACAAGCAGGCTACCGTTGGCGATATCAATATTTCGAGGCCGTGGTTAACCGATGTGGTTGG
- a CDS encoding oligopeptidase B, putative yields the protein MQTERGPIAAHRPHEVVFGKVEGEDRGANPMDPPRRRVDPLFWLRDDNRADPEVLAHLHLEKDYYEKRAVDIKDLAETIYQEHISHIEETDMSAPYVYDRFLYYTRDVKGLSYKLHCRVPAGKTPGEGEDEEIVLDENKLAEGKSFCVVGCVAPAPPEHALVAYSVDYCGDEVYSIRFVRDVVADKVEGTNGSVVWGPNAECFFYITKDASKRDNKVWRHIIGQPQSEDVCLYTDDDPLFSVGVGRSGDGKTLIICSMSSETSESHLLDLRKGVKHNTLEMVRPREKGVRYTVEMHGTDTLIVLTNKDKCVNGKVVLTKRSAPTDWGTVLIPHDDKVTIDDVAVFAKFAVLSGRRDGLTRVWTVRLGPDNLFSSATLKELHFDEPVFTAHVVCSQMKTYDASLLRLRYSSMTTPTVWYDEDVLSGERKVVKARKVGGGFESKNYVCRRELATAPDGTKVPISLVYDTSIDLKKPNPTMLYGYGSYGICIEPEFNSRFLPYVDRGMIYAIAHVRGGGEMGRTWYEVGGKYLTKRNTFMDFIACAEHLISSGLTTPAQLSCEGRSAGGLLVGAVLNMRPDLFHVALAGVPFVDVMTTMCDPSIPLTTGEWEEWGNPNEYKFFDYMNSYSPIDNVRAQDYPHLMIQAGLHDPRVAYWEPAKWASKLRELKTDSNEVLLKMDLESGHFSASDRYKYLRENAIQQAFVLKHLNVRQLLRK from the coding sequence ATGCAAACTGAACGTGGTCCAATCGCCGCACATCGGCCCCACGAGGTGGTTTTTGGCAAAGTTGAGGGCGAAGACCGCGGCGCCAACCCAATGGACCCGCCCCGCCGCAGGGTCGACCCGCTCTTTTGGCTTCGCGATGATAACCGTGCCGATCCCGAAGTCCTCGCCCACCTCCACTTGGAGAAGGATTATTACGAGAAGCGCGCGGTCGATATTAAAGACCTGGCGGAAACTATTTACCAAGAGCACATTTCACACATTGAGGAAACGGACATGTCGGCCCCCTACGTCTACGACCGCTTCTTGTACTACACGCGTGATGTAAAGGGGTTGTCGTACAAGCTTCATTGTCGCGTACCGGCCGGGAAGACGCCGGGTGAGGGTGAGGATGAGGAGATTGTACTGGACGAAAATAAGCTCGCGGAGGGCAAATCTTTTTGTGTCGTGGGTTGCGTGGCGCCCGCCCCACCAGAACATGCGCTTGTAGCATACTCCGTTGATTACTGCGGGGATGAGGTGTACAGCATCCGTTTCGTACGGGACGTGGTGGCGGACAAGGTTGAAGGCACAAACGGAAGTGTTGTGTGGGGGCCCAATGCCGAATGCTTCTTTTACATTACGAAAGATGCCTCCAAGCGTGACAACAAGGTATGGCGTCACATTATTGGCCAACCGCAAAGTGAAGATGTATGCCTCTACACCGACGACGATCCACTCTTCTCGGTGGGTGTGGGGAGGTCGGGTGACGGCAAGACGCTGATCATTTGCTCTATGTCATCAGAAACTTCGGAGTCACATCTGTTGGATCTGCGCAAGGGGGTTAAGCACAACACACTCGAGATGGTACGACCCCGTGAGAAGGGGGTTCGCTACACTGTGGAGATGCACGGCACGGACACACTGATAGTGCTGACAAATAAAGACAAGTGCGTGAATGGTAAGGTTGTATTGACCAAGCGGAGTGCACCCACAGATTGGGGGACCGTATTAATACCCCATGACGACAAGGTAACTATTGATGATGTCGCCGTATTCGCCAAATTTGCAGTTCTATCCGGCCGCCGCGATGGTTTGACGCGCGTATGGACGGTCAGGCTCGGGCCTGACaacctcttcagctctgcaACGCTGAAGGAGCTGCACTTCGATGAGCCTGTTTTCACTGCCCATGTGGTTTGTTCTCAAATGAAGACATACGATGCGTCACTGCTGCGCCTGAGGTATTCATCCATGACAACCCCCACTGTATGGTACGACGAGGACGTACTGAGCGGAGAACGCAAGGTTGTGAAGGCGCGTAAGGTGGGGGGCGGCTTTGAATCGAAGAATTACGTTTGTCGGAGGGAGTTGGCTACAGCTCCTGACGGGACAAAAGTTCCCATCTCGCTCGTATACGATACCAGTATCGATTTGAAGAAGCCCAACCCCACCATGCTCTATGGATACGGTTCCTACGGCATTTGCATTGAGCCTGAGTTTAACTCACGGTTCCTGCCGTATGTTGATCGGGGTATGATATATGCTATTGCGCACGTGCGAGGCGGCGGTGAGATGGGTCGTACGTGGTATGAAGTTGGGGGAAAGTACTTGACCAAACGGAATACCTTCATGGACTTTATTGCATGCGCGGAGCACCTTATTTCCTCTGGTCTCACAACACCCGCGCAGCTTTCTTGCGAGGGAAGAAGTGCTGGTGGATTGCTGGTGGGTGCCGTGTTGAATATGCGGCCAGATTTATTCCACGTCGCCCTCGCGGGTGTCCCTTTTGTGGACGTAATGACAACCATGTGTGATCCAAGCATTCCTCTTACGACAGGCGAGTGGGAGGAGTGGGGGAATCCGAATGAGTACAAGTTTTTTGACTACATGAACAGCTACAGTCCAATTGACAACGTGCGTGCACAGGATTACCCTCATTTGATGATTCAGGCCGGATTGCACGACCCACGCGTCGCGTATTGGGAACCGGCGAAATGGGCGTCAAAGCTCCGTGAACTCAAGACAGACAGCAATGAGGTGTTGCTGAAAATGGATCTGGAGAGTGGACACTTTTCTGCAAGTGACCGCTACAAGTACTTGCGAGAAAACGCAATACAACAGGCTTTTGTGCTGAAGCATCTCAATGTACGGCAGCTGCTGCGGAAGTAG